The Osmerus eperlanus chromosome 12, fOsmEpe2.1, whole genome shotgun sequence genome has a segment encoding these proteins:
- the hpdl gene encoding 4-hydroxyphenylpyruvate dioxygenase-like protein isoform X1, with the protein MAAYLSRLHHISLHVTSVDKLAYDLVSKFKFNLFAARLTDKSRQLAFRKGAAVFVVNERSNQILHTLNEGASPTTSNSSSRKIWNDAIKHKRKNIDDKCLYDVHPQYTVDTACNVCFEVEDVERSFNSLRDQGCEFLVPPTVVHDERGLVTFSVVKSIVGNVCHTLIDRTKYEGIFLPGFHDVDNVISSDLDQISDCPITHFDHITYACPRKSTVEVMRWYERHFGFQRFLIDSEEDVDEGYVLNQDGIGLRLTAMEFWKCSEEGIQLPFKDVTEPDCKFVIAESLPEQSSNQVDTFLEQHKGPGIQHIGLYTQDIVSTTQTMATAGVHFFSPPPAYYTELGKQQEMEDAGYDPQMLSQHGILLDTDLRQDSSPSHTTTNQNKRYLLQVFTKPIFAEDTFFLELIERRGASGFGEGNIRALWRSVQAYMENESAMPQRQNTHDITVQTGQH; encoded by the exons ATGGCAGCCTACTTGAGTCGGTTGCACCACATTTCACTCCATGTTACAAGCGTGGATAAATTAGCTTATGATCTAGTTTCTAAATTTAAATTTAATTTATTTGCAGCGAGACTAACTGACAAATCAAGACAGCTCGCTTTCAGGAAAGGAGCGGCGGTTTTCGTAGTAAACGAGAGATCGAATCAGATACTTCACACATTGAATGAAGGAGCGTCTCCCACGACAAGCAATTCTTCTTCACGCAAAATATGGAACGACGCGATAAAGcacaaaagaaaaaacattGATGACAAGTGTCTTTATGATGTGCATCCTCAGTACACCGTGGATACCGCATGCAATGTGTGCTTCGAAGTCGAGGATGTGGAAAGGTCATTCAATTCTCTTCGCGATCAAGGTTGTGAGTTTCTGGTGCCCCCCACTGTGGTGCATGACGAGAGAGGACTTGTCACGTTCTCGGTTGTAAAGTCGATCGTGGGAAATGTGTGCCATACGCTCATTGACAGGACTAAATACGAAGGGATCTTTTTGCCCGGGTTCCATGACGTCGATAATGTGATCAGTAGTGACTTGGACCAAATTTCAGATTGTCCGATTACCCATTTTGATCATATAACGTATGCATGCCCAAGAAAAAGTACAGTCGAAGTTATGCGGTGGTATGAGAGGCACTTCGGTTTTCAAAGATTCTTAATCGATAG TGAAGAGGATGTTGATGAGGGTTATGTGCTCAATCAGGATGGCATCGGACTACGTCTTACTGCAATGGAGTTTTGGAAATGCAGTGAAGAAGGAATTCAGCTTCCTTTCAAGGATGTGACAGAACCCGATTGCAAGTTTGTAATTGCAGAGTCTCTACCTGAACAAA gtaGCAACCAGGTGGATACCTTCTTGGAGCAACACAAAGGTCCAGGCATCCAGCACATTGGTCTGTACACACAAGACATTGTCTCCACTACGCAGACAATGGCCACAGCTGGCGTGcatttcttctcccctcctcctgcttacTACACTGAG TTGGGCAAAcagcaggagatggaggatgCAGGTTACGACCCCCAGATGCTGTCCCAGCATGGGATCCTCCTGGACACAGACCTGCGCcaagactcctccccctctcacacaacAACTAATCAAAACAAACG GTACCTTCTCCAGGTTTTTACAAAGCCAATATTTGCAGAGGATACCTTCTTCCTTGAGCtgatagagagaagaggggcATCTGGATTTGGGGAGGGTAACATTCGGGCTTTGTGGAGGTCAGTGCAGGCCTATATGGAGAATGAGAGTGCAATgccacaaagacaaaacactcaTGACATCACTGTGCAAACTGGTCAACATTGA
- the hpdl gene encoding 4-hydroxyphenylpyruvate dioxygenase-like protein isoform X2, whose amino-acid sequence MEFWKCSEEGIQLPFKDVTEPDCKFVIAESLPEQSSNQVDTFLEQHKGPGIQHIGLYTQDIVSTTQTMATAGVHFFSPPPAYYTELGKQQEMEDAGYDPQMLSQHGILLDTDLRQDSSPSHTTTNQNKRYLLQVFTKPIFAEDTFFLELIERRGASGFGEGNIRALWRSVQAYMENESAMPQRQNTHDITVQTGQH is encoded by the exons ATGGAGTTTTGGAAATGCAGTGAAGAAGGAATTCAGCTTCCTTTCAAGGATGTGACAGAACCCGATTGCAAGTTTGTAATTGCAGAGTCTCTACCTGAACAAA gtaGCAACCAGGTGGATACCTTCTTGGAGCAACACAAAGGTCCAGGCATCCAGCACATTGGTCTGTACACACAAGACATTGTCTCCACTACGCAGACAATGGCCACAGCTGGCGTGcatttcttctcccctcctcctgcttacTACACTGAG TTGGGCAAAcagcaggagatggaggatgCAGGTTACGACCCCCAGATGCTGTCCCAGCATGGGATCCTCCTGGACACAGACCTGCGCcaagactcctccccctctcacacaacAACTAATCAAAACAAACG GTACCTTCTCCAGGTTTTTACAAAGCCAATATTTGCAGAGGATACCTTCTTCCTTGAGCtgatagagagaagaggggcATCTGGATTTGGGGAGGGTAACATTCGGGCTTTGTGGAGGTCAGTGCAGGCCTATATGGAGAATGAGAGTGCAATgccacaaagacaaaacactcaTGACATCACTGTGCAAACTGGTCAACATTGA